The window cTTAAACTCACATTTCGATGTACCTATTTGAATTTATGATGATTTTAGTGACCATTTCAATATCAATTTCAGTTCAAAGACCAACTTAATAAGTCCTGTTCAATGAATAACTAGATAATTAATCCAATTCATATGTACTTTCGCGTAATCTTTTACGTCAAAGTTATTGTCCAGAGACTTTCTCGTATTGACTAACGAAAGACGAAAGTTTGTACAGGGGCAAATTACTCTGCAAATTGAATATTACAGAATTTATTAATGGGCTACGACCCTGTTGTTATCATCCGCTTCTTATTTAATGGACCATCTCGCCACAGACAAAAGCCCAATTGTTTATATTGTTTTAGaggtttttttttcattcaccTAGCTTctatctttttttctttttttttttaaaatctacaTACACGTAGAtaaattgtatcgaaatacaataaaccgcatTAGGGATTTCTTtttttcaagaaagtttatcatctaaccgaaagtcatgcaagcataactccggacgcttagacaataaagcttaaatgaataAGTAAAGAAAACCCATAAGTCCCGTAGCTTCCAGAGTATCctgaaaaaacaaatcaaacaaaacataaatcaacatacaaaaaaatcacacacatataagtttaattaaagtaaaatagaaaatctaataaaaagcaaaacaaaaatatatatatatatattaaaaatagatagaaaataaaataatatagaaatattaattaatttctaaccaaaggaaaatcctttggttagacacataaaaattaatttttttggcacaataaaattaaaatttaagtgaGGAGTAAAGgatgaaatataattaaatataattaaataaaatgatcatCAAAATGGTCAATAAGCCATTAAAAGTGGCATCCATAATTGGAACAAAAAGCCATAAAAGGCACGATAAAGCCattaaaggcacaataaagTCATCATTAATGACACCCATAAatggtttttaaattttgaatctttgaaaaataataaaagtaaacaattttcaaatttggatGGTAATTGATTATAGCTTAAGAAAAGTTGACTAATCTCCATAATATACAGACAACACATTTAAGGAGCATTAAAACACATTTAAGACATATAAATCCAAaaccaatttcaaatttaaatttatcaatttaagataattcatttgtatacaaacggtcaattaattattcaaattaaagcataatttactcaaattaaaaacaaaaatacaagtTAATGCATGTAGTGGAAAGTCAAATTCCAAggataaacaaatttaaaaaggaGTCAACTATCCATTCAAAAATAACTGATTTTAAGATTTGCAATTACTACTATTAAAAccaaataatattcaaaattacaaaTCTAAAACTAGAATCACGGAATAAAATTAGTCAGTCAGGCTAATCTAATATTGCAACACGCACTAATTAAGTCACTAGTGCACCGGCTCCACCGTCACCATCCAAGAACCGCAAACAATTATCATGAACACTAgcgaaaaaactaaaaatcgaaCATGAAGATACAAAACACCAAATGTAACTGATAGGAAGATCGATAATACCTATCCAATCTTTTCAAGTTCGGACAAAAATAGATAGAAAAAGATGAGAATTGGATACGAAAAACAACCCaaacaataataaatttaagcacACAATTATACCTAATCATGAAATATGAATCATCtcacaataatatatacaataaaacaaaaaccaatcacataatcataatcatgtaggtttatgttttgaaaagatcacacctgttttttttaagtatttccGTAGATCTCCAAGACAATTTGCTGATGAAGGAGGTGTTGACAGCGTAGATGGCGTTGCCCAAAGATTAGTATAGAGTCGGATATTCTTTCCTTAGCCATGGCGCTTAGATCAAAgattaaaagttaaaaagatACGTTAAAAAGAAAATAGCAATGTTGGTGAAGCATGATCTGAGAAGGGTGGCTAATGCGGTAGGAGTGGGACAATGGTGGTGTGTTCGGGGACAAACGCCCGGTAACGAGTCCCTCACTTGACACCCCACAATCAGCTGATTCTGCTCCACCCCAGTAAGCCCAGTCACCTAGCTTCTATCTTAATTTAGGTGTAtatcaactaaaaatatattttgttattaaatatcaatgtaaaattttaaattataaatatcaaattaccTGTCCAAACTGATTTAGTTCCGTACCGTCTGCTTTTTGTTGGTTCAAAAATAGGTACACGGTCCGACATTTGGATTAAACGATCGCAGGGAAGACGCAGCTAGCTCGTAAACGATACGCACACAGTGTATATTGTGTGACGTGTTAAAAGTTTCGAGTGAAACAATTAATCAACTAACATAGACAAAACAGTGTTAGCTCTAACACTACGTGGTCCGGTGGTTTAGCTACAATAACATTGCTTCTTCCATAATTCATGCATGTTCGTGAAGCACTATACCTTTAAGCAATGTGTAATCCAGGGATAATATGATATTTCTCGGTATCCGCTGCATATTAAATAATATGCATATGTGGTGCGTGATTGAATATCTCACAAGTATCAGAACTGTTAATCCCGAATATCGGGGTTCGATAATTGTTCATCTCGAAAAATATTagaacatatttatttataaggtgaagataaaataatgttattattaataaatttaatttagtttttaattatttgttattttaaatatatataaacctggggactttttttgacaaatatgatttatagccttacaaatgagtatccgTTCTACGAGCCAGTATCGAACCCAGGAACTGGGACGACAAATGATAAGTTTTTAACCATTAagctataatatatttttatatataaattgaaaaatgtaCAAGCTTCAAAGAAACGGTTGTTGACCTCTACTTTCTTCAGCTTCGTCCGTGTTTATAAGTGTTACAAGTGTcatgttaaatttaataaatttactatgtaaattgaataaattttattaataatccaTTGAGAATTTGTTAaagtttttctttttgttagaATAAATTTGTTAAGGTTAAGTACATATCATCCCTCTATTgataaatttgtataatttttttaaaatattaattattgtcATTTACGAGTTTGATGTGGTTATGCCAGAATATATTAACACAACACAGACAAAATGATTTTCTGATGACATAAAAATTTCAAGATATCCAGCTAactattatttatgaaaaaattatgGGAAAACTAAGCAGCTAGCCTTAAATCCTTTCTGTATATAAACATAATAGAATCAACAATCAAACAAGAAACGCATGCATAACGTCCGTAACAACACACAACTCAAGTACTAACATGATCACAACTTATCACACTCAGTTGGCATGAAAGACAACGTCTGAGCCTTGAGATCATGAAGCACCATCATATTCTGCTGCTGCACATTCCCGAATATCGACATTCCTTGTGAACTCCCCATGGCTAAACACACAACTCCGATACTCGAATCCGCAATCATGTAGTTCTCGGCTGGCAAATCGAGACTCCCTCCGTCGAAATGGAATAATAGTTTCGGGACCTCGACGCTGTCAACGTTTGCGGGTAATTTGAAGCAGACGTCGAGGCCCATTGAGCCAGAGTCGTCTACGGGTAACTTTGTTTGTGAAACGAACTCTTTTTTTATTTCGTCGAATGCGGATTCTTCGAGGTACGTGATGGTGGTGCCAGAGTCGATGATGAGGCCTCCGCTCCCGTCCGCGTCGTTGAGTGCGAAGACGGACTCATCGATTGATAGCTTTGTGTCGCCCACTGTGATGCCTTTGAGTGAAAGGTAATAAAAGGAAGGGAATGATGGGTTTTTTATGAGTGGAGTCGATATCATTTTTCCGTCAGATTTGGATTGCGCGCTCGCGGCTTGCCCCATGAAAAGTGTACTCGTACTAGTTTCGTCATCAATCGATGTTAAACAATACGAGAAAATTGGCTCGTCCATTTGCGAAATTAACGAGAGCGGGCCTCTCCCGAGGCCAACGAGTCCGGCCCCCTGGCTGAACCCGCTGCCCTCGTTATCCGAACCGCAACCGAAACCGATGTTCGGGACTGAGACTTTCCCGAACGTGAAAGTCTCGGTCGCCAATTCGCCTTCGGTCGAGGACTGATCACCGTAGGTGTAAAGATACTCGCAAGACTGTTTACTTTTGCCGCAAGTAAACGTCGGTAGAGCCGTGCATAGTTTATTCGAACACGGTATCGCCGAATACGAAGACGATTTCGACGGATCAAAAATCGGCGTCGCCTGATCGAAACACTCGTCACAAGGCTTGCATTGCGTCCATATTAAATCACTCCCCGTATCCAAAATCGCTGAATATAATTCGGCTGGAGTTCCAATCGCTATGTCCATTAAATACTCGCCGCTTCCCGCATGCACTTTCGACTTCGCTGACGATGATTTTGTCGTCTCAACCGCTATCGAATACGACGACAATTTGTTAAGCCTTTGTAGCCTGTTTTTCCCGCGCTTGATTGCGCGTTCGAAGAGCTCAATTTTGGTTAAATTCTTGCCATAATCGCGGTGCGTTAAGGTGATCTTGATGCCAGGTGTTTTAATCGATTTGTTTAGAGCTCGTCTCGATGTCGAATCGGCTGGGGAGATTAAGAACAGGAGAGTTAACGACAGGGTTAGGAAGATGAGTGAAGAGAATGAAGACATGGTTGTGATCAAGTGGCTGAGGGAATGTTGTGTAAGAAAGTGGAAATATATATAGAAGTTTTTTAAGTGGGAGAAGAGGTCTTTGAGTACGAAGTGTTAGAACGTATGTAACGTGATTGCCAAAAAAGTGGGAGAAATTAGAGGGTCTGATGACTATTTATTAAGACCAAGGACAGAAGTCACAGTAAAATATGTCTGGtgtactcaaacaagttctttactaatataatttatattaaaatatatttatataatgatataatttgtagaatgcaattattaatatgaatgcttattaaaaaaaaccttggtattatgattataatttgtttattaattaattaaacagaCCCCGTAGGGACTGAATTATAGTGTTTAGACAAATACTAAAATACGAGCATGCGAATAACAAATTTAGGAGATTGataaatatcttttataatagtgtttatttataagaaaattttcAGGAGAAAGGTGATGCGTCGAGCTTTCTCACCAGTTTGGTAGTATAGCATGGTGTTGCTGACTGTAGGTttaatttttctatatattgattttggggGTGGGTCTGTGGGGTGAGAATAACAATCATAATAGGTCAGAAACTTGGTTGAGAAACAACTTTGATGTGCTTAAAATACCTAATTATTTTCCTTATCACCATCATAGAGATTAAGACTTTACAGCCACAACTTGATAGCTCGATTGAATTATAAAACACATTTCTATCCATTCATGATCattaaagaaaaagagaatGATGAGCTCTTCCTATtttaagttattattatattataaattaaagatcCAAA of the Daucus carota subsp. sativus chromosome 4, DH1 v3.0, whole genome shotgun sequence genome contains:
- the LOC108216764 gene encoding aspartic proteinase nepenthesin-1, which produces MSSFSSLIFLTLSLTLLFLISPADSTSRRALNKSIKTPGIKITLTHRDYGKNLTKIELFERAIKRGKNRLQRLNKLSSYSIAVETTKSSSAKSKVHAGSGEYLMDIAIGTPAELYSAILDTGSDLIWTQCKPCDECFDQATPIFDPSKSSSYSAIPCSNKLCTALPTFTCGKSKQSCEYLYTYGDQSSTEGELATETFTFGKVSVPNIGFGCGSDNEGSGFSQGAGLVGLGRGPLSLISQMDEPIFSYCLTSIDDETSTSTLFMGQAASAQSKSDGKMISTPLIKNPSFPSFYYLSLKGITVGDTKLSIDESVFALNDADGSGGLIIDSGTTITYLEESAFDEIKKEFVSQTKLPVDDSGSMGLDVCFKLPANVDSVEVPKLLFHFDGGSLDLPAENYMIADSSIGVVCLAMGSSQGMSIFGNVQQQNMMVLHDLKAQTLSFMPTECDKL